One region of bacterium genomic DNA includes:
- the ligA gene encoding NAD-dependent DNA ligase LigA codes for MNTGNPNIPDEIADQIKDIRRRLNRANFLYYVKDQPDISDAEYDCLMRRLQELEEKYPDAVTPDSPTQRVGAAPQTVFAPFQHTVPMLSLANAFDENELRAFDERCKRFLGIDRELPIEYVCELKFDGLACSLTYQNGIFTAGATRGDGFQGENITENLRTIKAIPLNLYHSKRESPDTKDIPPLVEVRGEVILEHKEFQRINEEREMSGEPTFANPRNAAAGSVRQLDSRITARRNLTMYCYGLGEYDGIDFTTHYEILCALGDWGFKVNPNIKVAGNIDEVIAYMNEWQTKKEDLPYDIDGMVVKVNSLDMQTRLGSVSRSPRWAIAYKYPAHQATTVIKDIIVQVGRTGALTPVAVMEPTEVSGVIVSRATLHNEDEVRRKDVRVGDTVVIQRAGEVIPEVVEVVKEKRTGNPPEFGMPKKCPVCGADVERAEGEAVARCIGIACPAQIRGRMIHFTSRNAMDIDGIGPALIDQLIDKSLIHDPADLYYLTIDQILPLERMAQKSAENAINAIEASKKASLSRLIYALGIRHVGERTAASLAEQFGSIDAVRNASEEDLAQVQDIGPVVAKSVATFFKQDETAEVLRKLEAAGIDPKEELRTQAEGFAGKTIVFTGALEKLTRDKAQELVFKLGAKPSSSVSKNTDLVVAGEGAGSKLDKAISLGVKVVSEDEFLEMVERADIHLDAG; via the coding sequence ATGAACACCGGTAACCCTAATATTCCAGATGAAATAGCTGATCAAATAAAGGATATACGCAGACGTCTCAACAGGGCGAATTTTCTTTACTATGTGAAAGACCAGCCCGATATATCCGATGCCGAATACGACTGCCTCATGCGCCGTCTTCAAGAACTTGAGGAGAAGTATCCCGACGCCGTGACGCCGGACTCGCCCACGCAGAGAGTCGGGGCAGCTCCTCAGACTGTATTTGCGCCGTTTCAGCATACCGTGCCCATGCTCAGCCTGGCAAATGCGTTCGACGAGAATGAACTGAGGGCATTCGATGAGCGGTGCAAGAGGTTTCTGGGTATTGACCGCGAGCTGCCTATAGAATATGTATGCGAACTGAAATTCGACGGCCTGGCTTGCTCCCTGACATATCAAAACGGCATTTTTACTGCAGGAGCAACTCGTGGTGACGGCTTCCAGGGCGAGAACATCACAGAAAACCTGCGCACTATAAAGGCCATTCCGCTCAATTTGTATCATTCAAAACGCGAGTCGCCTGATACTAAAGACATACCGCCGCTGGTTGAAGTCAGGGGCGAGGTGATACTCGAGCATAAGGAATTTCAGCGGATCAACGAAGAACGCGAAATGAGCGGCGAACCTACATTCGCCAACCCGAGGAATGCCGCTGCAGGCTCTGTCCGCCAACTCGATTCGAGAATTACTGCAAGGCGCAATCTCACCATGTATTGCTATGGTCTGGGAGAATATGACGGCATAGACTTCACTACCCACTATGAAATTTTATGTGCGCTAGGCGACTGGGGTTTCAAGGTCAACCCGAATATAAAGGTCGCCGGGAACATAGATGAAGTTATCGCGTATATGAATGAGTGGCAGACCAAAAAAGAAGACCTGCCATACGACATAGACGGCATGGTCGTCAAGGTCAACTCACTGGATATGCAGACCAGGCTCGGAAGCGTTTCACGCAGTCCCCGCTGGGCTATTGCGTACAAATATCCGGCCCACCAGGCGACGACCGTAATCAAAGATATAATCGTGCAGGTCGGCAGGACAGGCGCGCTCACGCCGGTAGCCGTTATGGAGCCGACAGAAGTGAGCGGAGTCATCGTATCTCGAGCCACGCTCCATAATGAGGATGAGGTCAGGCGCAAAGATGTCCGGGTCGGCGACACTGTGGTGATCCAGCGCGCGGGCGAGGTCATCCCGGAAGTCGTTGAGGTAGTCAAAGAAAAGCGGACAGGCAATCCGCCGGAGTTTGGCATGCCAAAGAAATGCCCGGTATGCGGAGCAGATGTAGAAAGGGCCGAGGGCGAAGCCGTAGCCAGATGCATAGGGATTGCATGCCCTGCGCAGATACGGGGCAGGATGATTCATTTTACGTCCCGCAATGCGATGGATATAGACGGCATCGGTCCGGCTCTGATCGACCAGCTTATAGATAAAAGCCTGATTCATGACCCGGCTGATCTTTATTACCTGACTATCGATCAAATTCTCCCGCTTGAGAGAATGGCTCAAAAGTCGGCTGAGAATGCAATAAACGCAATCGAGGCGAGCAAAAAAGCCAGTCTGTCGAGGCTGATATATGCGCTGGGTATAAGGCATGTCGGTGAGAGAACGGCTGCATCACTCGCAGAGCAGTTTGGCAGCATTGATGCCGTCCGCAATGCGTCCGAGGAAGACCTTGCTCAAGTGCAGGACATAGGGCCGGTTGTGGCCAAGAGTGTGGCGACATTCTTCAAGCAGGATGAGACTGCCGAGGTTTTGCGAAAGCTCGAAGCAGCCGGGATCGACCCGAAAGAAGAGTTGCGCACACAGGCCGAGGGCTTTGCCGGAAAGACAATAGTATTTACGGGAGCACTTGAGAAATTAACGCGAGACAAGGCTCAGGAACTGGTCTTCAAACTGGGTGCGAAACCGTCTTCGTCCGTGTCGAAAAACACCGATCTGGTGGTGGCGGGTGAGGGTGCCGGTTCCAAACTCGATAAAGCGATCTCGCTCGGCGTAAAAGTGGTCTCGGAAGATGAGTTTCTGGAAATGGTAGAGCGGGCAGACATACATCTGGATGCAGGTTGA
- the dusB gene encoding tRNA dihydrouridine synthase DusB — MNPFKIRDVVVDPPLVLAPMAGVTNHAFRVMCKRSGGVGLVCTEMFSAYAIKFRDPRTASMLDWTDEERPVSAQIFAGDPQTVAIGVKAMRDHGVDVVDVNFGCPVPKVAKSGSGAVLLKDMGLAREILAAAREATDGPLTIKTRIGWNTDDVTVFELAQAAQDAGIDAISVHARTAVQGYSGKADWDIIAEVVKRVDIPVIANGDVKSPTDAAKMFEQTGCAGVMIGRAALGDPWIFSRTAHYLKTGELPAEPDFRKRLQGAREHAALLRMVLGEARAAKEMRGHLVFYLKGMPGAPALRNRLMTTRSVEEILEVLDEACGEC; from the coding sequence TTGAACCCCTTCAAAATTCGTGATGTCGTGGTCGACCCGCCTTTGGTCCTTGCGCCAATGGCGGGTGTGACCAACCATGCGTTCAGAGTCATGTGTAAGCGCAGTGGAGGCGTCGGGCTGGTCTGCACCGAGATGTTCAGCGCCTACGCAATCAAATTTCGCGATCCACGAACGGCATCCATGCTCGACTGGACGGATGAAGAGCGCCCCGTCAGCGCTCAAATCTTCGCTGGTGACCCTCAGACTGTAGCCATAGGCGTCAAAGCGATGCGCGATCATGGCGTGGATGTGGTGGACGTGAACTTCGGCTGCCCCGTGCCCAAGGTCGCCAAGAGCGGGTCCGGCGCAGTGCTCTTGAAGGATATGGGCTTGGCGCGAGAGATCCTGGCTGCCGCCCGCGAGGCGACGGATGGACCCCTAACCATAAAGACCCGGATAGGGTGGAATACCGACGACGTGACTGTCTTCGAGCTTGCCCAAGCTGCTCAGGATGCCGGAATAGACGCAATATCTGTGCACGCGCGGACAGCAGTTCAGGGGTATTCAGGAAAGGCCGATTGGGATATAATAGCCGAAGTGGTCAAGCGGGTGGATATACCCGTGATCGCAAATGGCGACGTCAAAAGCCCGACAGACGCAGCCAAAATGTTTGAGCAGACCGGCTGCGCGGGCGTAATGATCGGCAGGGCGGCTCTGGGTGACCCTTGGATATTCAGCAGGACAGCCCATTACCTGAAAACTGGAGAACTGCCTGCCGAACCGGATTTCAGGAAGCGGCTTCAGGGAGCCAGAGAGCATGCCGCGCTGCTTAGAATGGTGTTGGGTGAAGCCCGTGCCGCAAAAGAGATGCGCGGACATTTAGTTTTCTATCTGAAAGGCATGCCCGGCGCGCCTGCGCTGCGCAACAGACTTATGACGACCAGATCGGTCGAAGAGATATTAGAGGTACTTGATGAAGCGTGTGGTGAGTGTTAG
- a CDS encoding quinate 5-dehydrogenase: MKRVVSVSLGSSTRDKTSQVEILGQKFEVSRIGTDGDMTKFAQLVRELDGDVDAIGLGGIDRYLWTDKRRYTIRDADRLAKNAVKTPVVDGSGVKNTLERRTIEYLQYNGLVDFGNSNVMVTSAVDRFGMAQTIAKLSKSVVYGDLMFACNIPIPMRSYATIRMAAQTLLPLVCRLPFKWIYPTGKKQEITVPKYQKYYHWADVIAGDWHFVRRTMPTIESGLLRGKIIITNTLTEQDIAMLKDYEVSLIATATPNLAGRNFGTNVLEGILITLLGKRPEETSVEDYSCLLEKLNWKPTITDLT; encoded by the coding sequence ATGAAGCGTGTGGTGAGTGTTAGCCTTGGTTCCTCGACTCGGGACAAGACTTCGCAGGTGGAAATACTCGGTCAGAAGTTTGAAGTGTCGCGAATCGGAACCGATGGTGACATGACCAAGTTTGCCCAGCTTGTTCGAGAGTTGGACGGCGATGTGGATGCAATCGGACTGGGCGGGATCGACCGATATCTCTGGACGGACAAACGCCGCTACACAATCCGTGATGCCGATAGGCTGGCAAAAAACGCCGTGAAGACACCTGTGGTCGACGGCAGTGGAGTCAAAAACACTCTCGAACGCAGGACCATCGAGTATCTGCAGTATAATGGTCTGGTAGACTTCGGCAATAGCAACGTCATGGTCACCAGTGCAGTGGACCGTTTCGGCATGGCTCAGACAATTGCCAAGTTATCCAAGAGCGTGGTCTATGGCGATCTGATGTTTGCCTGCAATATCCCCATCCCGATGCGCTCATATGCCACAATCCGCATGGCGGCACAGACTTTGCTGCCCCTGGTATGCCGCCTGCCGTTCAAGTGGATATATCCCACCGGCAAAAAACAGGAGATTACTGTCCCCAAATATCAAAAGTACTATCACTGGGCGGATGTAATAGCCGGTGACTGGCATTTCGTCAGGCGAACGATGCCCACGATCGAATCAGGCCTGCTGCGAGGAAAAATAATCATAACCAATACACTGACCGAACAGGATATAGCAATGCTCAAGGACTATGAGGTCAGTCTTATTGCTACGGCGACTCCCAATCTCGCCGGACGCAACTTCGGGACAAATGTGTTGGAGGGAATTCTCATAACCCTGCTCGGCAAACGTCCTGAGGAGACGAGCGTAGAGGATTATTCCTGCCTGCTGGAGAAATTGAACTGGAAGCCCACCATAACTGATCTGACCTGA
- a CDS encoding shikimate dehydrogenase codes for MEKFAFIIHPLSAKRDIARKYPFVKMLPENWVEFALRYKSPMEVSHITGVKSITGVEAEGWFVGCPLSPKLMLELPIEEVWRKIIGTVKLAEAHGAKIVGLGAFTSVVGDGGITVAKHSNIAVTTGNSYTIATAIEGSLKGAEMMGIDPHEAHVAVVGATGSIGKTCARILSKTAAATTLVGRAKDRLEILADEISSEVNGTVKATTDIESGIKDADIVVTVSSAVDAIIEPNFIKSGAVVCDVARPRDVSIKVQKERNDILVIEGGVIEPPGDVDFGFNFGFPPKTAYACMSETMMLALDGRYENFTLGKEVCVEQVEQINQIAKKHGFKLAGFRSFEKAVTDEQIEQIKKNVKR; via the coding sequence TTGGAAAAATTTGCATTTATAATACACCCGCTGTCTGCAAAACGGGACATCGCCCGTAAGTATCCCTTCGTGAAGATGCTTCCAGAAAACTGGGTCGAGTTTGCATTGAGATACAAGAGCCCGATGGAAGTATCGCACATAACGGGTGTGAAGTCGATTACCGGTGTTGAGGCGGAGGGGTGGTTTGTCGGTTGTCCGCTTTCGCCTAAGCTGATGCTCGAGCTTCCGATTGAAGAGGTCTGGAGAAAGATCATCGGCACGGTCAAGCTTGCCGAGGCTCATGGCGCAAAGATAGTGGGACTGGGCGCATTTACGTCAGTGGTCGGCGACGGTGGGATTACTGTTGCCAAGCACTCCAACATAGCCGTCACCACAGGCAACAGTTACACTATCGCCACAGCCATCGAAGGCTCGCTCAAAGGCGCAGAAATGATGGGTATCGACCCGCATGAGGCGCATGTGGCGGTTGTCGGAGCCACAGGCTCGATTGGCAAGACCTGTGCACGCATACTCTCAAAAACAGCAGCAGCGACTACTCTCGTCGGCCGCGCAAAAGATCGCCTGGAAATCCTTGCCGACGAGATATCTTCTGAAGTGAACGGCACCGTCAAAGCGACGACCGATATCGAATCCGGTATAAAAGATGCAGATATCGTGGTCACAGTCTCTAGCGCAGTCGATGCGATAATTGAGCCTAATTTCATTAAGAGTGGTGCCGTGGTCTGCGACGTAGCCCGACCTAGGGATGTATCGATCAAAGTCCAAAAGGAGCGCAATGACATCCTGGTGATAGAGGGGGGCGTAATCGAACCTCCAGGAGACGTGGATTTCGGCTTTAACTTCGGCTTTCCTCCCAAAACAGCATATGCATGCATGTCTGAGACTATGATGCTTGCTCTGGATGGCCGATACGAAAACTTTACTCTGGGCAAAGAGGTCTGCGTGGAGCAGGTCGAGCAGATCAATCAGATTGCGAAAAAGCACGGCTTTAAACTCGCCGGTTTCAGAAGTTTTGAGAAAGCCGTCACCGATGAGCAGATCGAGCAGATCAAAAAGAATGTGAAGCGATAA
- a CDS encoding CTP synthase: protein MGTKYVFVTGGVVSSVGKGITTACLGRLLKNRGFKITVQKLDPYINVDAGTMNPFQHGEVFVTDDGAETDLDLGHYERFVDENLSQLSNVTTGRIYDTVIRKERRGDYLGGTVQVIPHITDEIKNRIKTNAAQTGADISIVEIGGTVGDIEGLPFLEAIRQFRKDAGAENVMYVHVTLIPSVGPWNELKTKPTQHSVAKLREVGIQPDVLICRTKKNISKDMREKISLFCDVDKDAVIEAKDADNIYEIPLQFENDGLSDLVLKKFGLKDGKADLTEWKKIVDIIKKPKHKAVVAIVGKYVDNGDAYISLGEAVRHGGIANDTGAQVRWIDSEYIEQSQERLMEKLGDADAIIVAGGFGARGVEGKVAAIKYARENGVPFLGICFGLHWAVIEFARNVCKLKKANTEEVDPTTPDPVIHLLPEQEGVEDKGATMRLGVYPCCVQDGTLASKLYGTDLVYERHRHRFEVNNAYRVKLERGGLVCSGVSPDYRLVEIVENKKHPFFIATQFHPEFKSRPNRAHPLFAGLLKAALDYQASKTSAVK from the coding sequence ATGGGCACAAAGTATGTATTCGTAACCGGAGGTGTGGTGTCGTCCGTGGGCAAAGGAATCACCACGGCGTGCTTGGGCAGACTGCTGAAGAACCGGGGTTTTAAGATCACGGTTCAGAAACTCGACCCTTATATCAATGTTGACGCAGGCACAATGAACCCGTTCCAGCATGGCGAGGTCTTCGTTACGGATGATGGAGCGGAGACCGACCTCGACCTGGGTCATTATGAGAGGTTTGTTGATGAGAACCTCTCGCAGCTCTCGAACGTGACCACGGGCCGTATATACGATACGGTTATCCGCAAAGAAAGACGCGGCGACTATCTGGGCGGCACTGTCCAGGTTATTCCGCATATTACTGATGAGATCAAAAACCGCATCAAGACGAATGCGGCTCAGACAGGCGCGGATATCTCGATTGTCGAGATCGGCGGCACTGTCGGCGACATCGAGGGTCTGCCGTTTCTTGAGGCAATCAGGCAGTTCCGCAAGGATGCCGGCGCAGAGAATGTGATGTATGTCCATGTCACGCTGATCCCATCGGTCGGACCATGGAACGAGCTTAAGACCAAACCCACTCAACACTCCGTCGCAAAGCTGCGCGAGGTCGGTATTCAACCGGATGTGCTCATCTGCCGGACAAAGAAGAATATCAGCAAAGACATGCGCGAGAAGATATCGCTGTTTTGTGATGTGGATAAGGACGCTGTAATAGAAGCCAAAGACGCCGACAATATCTATGAAATCCCCCTGCAGTTTGAAAATGACGGTCTCTCGGACCTGGTTTTGAAGAAGTTCGGCCTCAAGGACGGCAAGGCCGACCTCACTGAATGGAAGAAGATCGTCGATATCATCAAGAAACCCAAGCACAAGGCGGTAGTAGCCATTGTCGGCAAGTATGTAGATAATGGTGACGCATATATCAGCCTCGGTGAGGCAGTGCGCCATGGCGGAATCGCCAATGACACAGGCGCGCAGGTTCGCTGGATCGACTCAGAATATATCGAGCAGAGTCAAGAACGCCTGATGGAAAAGCTGGGAGATGCCGACGCGATAATCGTGGCAGGCGGGTTCGGCGCAAGGGGTGTCGAGGGCAAAGTTGCCGCCATCAAGTATGCACGTGAGAACGGCGTGCCGTTCTTGGGTATCTGCTTTGGTCTGCACTGGGCTGTAATCGAATTTGCCAGAAATGTCTGCAAGCTCAAGAAAGCCAATACTGAAGAGGTAGATCCGACAACTCCCGATCCGGTGATCCATCTTCTGCCGGAGCAGGAAGGTGTCGAGGACAAGGGCGCTACTATGAGGCTCGGTGTCTATCCATGCTGCGTGCAGGACGGCACACTGGCCTCGAAACTATACGGCACCGACCTTGTGTATGAGAGGCATCGCCATCGGTTTGAAGTCAACAATGCCTATCGTGTGAAGCTGGAGCGCGGCGGACTTGTTTGCTCTGGTGTTTCGCCGGACTATAGACTGGTTGAGATAGTGGAAAATAAGAAGCACCCGTTCTTTATCGCGACTCAGTTCCATCCAGAATTCAAGTCTCGTCCGAACCGTGCCCACCCATTATTTGCCGGGCTGCTCAAGGCTGCCCTTGATTATCAGGCATCGAAGACATCTGCAGTAAAGTAA
- the thiD gene encoding bifunctional hydroxymethylpyrimidine kinase/phosphomethylpyrimidine kinase, which yields MTPIALTIAASDSSCGAGIQADLAVFRDMGVYGLCAVTNVTVQDSHGVHKVNKVPPMIVTAQIDAAMRDYSVGACKIGMLYSPRIVDVVAERIARREIPNVVLDPVMSAKHGEVLLTEPAIKRMKRRLISRVTLITPNALEAEKLTGISVKDAPSARDAAKALVEMGAKYALVKGGHIEGEPVDVLYDGQDFYEFAGRRFEKNMHGTGCVMSAAIAARLAQGDEIIDAVKFAKDYVSKAIEHSVKLGKGQLDYFFK from the coding sequence ATGACACCGATTGCACTCACAATCGCAGCGTCTGATTCGTCATGCGGAGCCGGAATACAGGCTGATCTGGCCGTATTTCGGGATATGGGAGTCTACGGACTGTGCGCCGTGACGAATGTGACCGTGCAGGACTCGCATGGCGTCCACAAGGTAAACAAAGTGCCGCCGATGATCGTGACCGCGCAGATAGATGCGGCGATGCGCGATTATAGTGTGGGCGCATGCAAGATAGGCATGCTCTATTCGCCTAGGATAGTCGATGTTGTGGCCGAGCGGATTGCAAGGCGCGAGATACCAAATGTGGTTCTCGACCCCGTAATGAGCGCAAAACACGGGGAGGTGCTTTTAACGGAGCCTGCTATCAAGCGCATGAAGCGCCGACTGATTTCTAGAGTGACTCTGATCACTCCTAATGCGCTTGAAGCTGAAAAACTGACCGGCATATCTGTAAAGGATGCGCCATCGGCCAGAGACGCAGCGAAGGCGCTGGTAGAGATGGGCGCAAAGTATGCGCTGGTTAAAGGCGGCCATATAGAGGGCGAGCCGGTGGATGTTCTCTATGACGGCCAGGATTTCTATGAGTTTGCAGGCAGGCGGTTTGAGAAGAACATGCATGGCACAGGGTGCGTTATGAGCGCCGCTATAGCAGCAAGGCTGGCGCAGGGTGATGAGATCATTGATGCTGTGAAGTTTGCGAAGGACTATGTCTCAAAGGCGATAGAGCATTCGGTCAAGCTCGGCAAAGGACAATTGGACTACTTTTTCAAATAA
- a CDS encoding phosphoglycolate/pyridoxal phosphate family phosphatase translates to MQLSNTDRLTYVFDLDGVIYRGKELQPHAIELLSVLRDRGHAVRFYTNNAARSRKSYVNRLASMGIPTPIEEIMTSSYATALYFVEMNAVGKTVYRIGEKGMAEEFEAVGMKVIYDQEEPHAKIDFVTVGIDRDFNYHKLARAQRAIHRGAKFIATNEDATFPMESGTLMPGGGCMVAAVRTATDVEPFVIGKPATYAYDKILEFTNCPPERSVMVGDRLDTDILVGNRAGAQTVLVLTGVTSREQAESATGDLKPDRIIETLEELL, encoded by the coding sequence ATGCAGTTATCAAACACGGACAGACTCACCTATGTTTTTGACCTCGACGGGGTAATCTACCGCGGCAAAGAGCTGCAGCCCCATGCGATTGAGTTACTATCGGTCCTGCGAGACCGTGGACACGCCGTCCGATTCTACACCAACAACGCCGCACGGTCGCGAAAATCCTATGTCAACAGGCTCGCGTCTATGGGTATTCCTACGCCCATAGAAGAGATTATGACCTCATCATATGCCACCGCACTTTATTTTGTCGAGATGAACGCCGTCGGTAAGACCGTATACAGGATCGGCGAGAAGGGCATGGCCGAGGAGTTCGAGGCTGTGGGAATGAAGGTCATATATGACCAGGAAGAGCCTCATGCGAAGATCGACTTTGTGACAGTAGGCATCGACAGAGATTTCAACTACCACAAGCTCGCGCGTGCTCAGAGAGCTATTCATAGGGGTGCGAAGTTTATTGCCACAAATGAGGACGCCACATTTCCGATGGAGAGTGGTACTCTCATGCCGGGCGGCGGATGCATGGTGGCTGCCGTGCGAACGGCCACGGATGTCGAACCGTTCGTGATCGGCAAACCAGCCACTTATGCATACGACAAGATTTTGGAGTTTACAAACTGTCCGCCTGAGCGTTCGGTAATGGTCGGCGACAGACTGGACACTGATATATTGGTTGGAAACCGCGCCGGGGCGCAGACGGTGTTGGTTTTGACCGGTGTTACCTCACGAGAGCAGGCCGAAAGTGCCACGGGTGATCTGAAGCCTGATCGAATAATCGAGACTCTCGAGGAGTTGCTATGA
- a CDS encoding arginine--tRNA ligase, which produces MIQDVVAKAINKILSTKEVAFNIPPKREFGDFSTAVCLAQAKIQKRAPMQIAQDVKAQLEQVKLPFVSEILVTPPGYLNFKINHPEYVKSIINQVAKEGERYGCSNVGRMRKVLIEHTNVNPNKAMHIGHLRNAIIGDSVVRILKKLNYKVEACNYIDDTGVQVADVVVAMLYMDEPKYQGGNDLSAIWAKWDKSQSFDYWCWEVYSRVAQAYENDEELKAKRAEILHAVESQNSAIAKFAKEVATKIVEAHLATVSRLNVFYDLLNWESDIFLRGFWKKAFGLLKSSGAIVHETKGPNAGCWVVKFGRGVFQTENGLKSEDKVLVRSNGTVTYTGKDIAYQMWKFGVLGRDFLYKLWGIQPNGNELWTTAPDGVDMDRFGRAEKVINVIDVRQSYPQQIVYSCLRKLGYKKEARNSTHLDYEVVVLSNAAAAELGMEVDSQDQGTQAMSGRKGLGVKGDDLINTMVKRLSEKVNKEQNAHILAASAIRYFMSRISTGKMIVFDFDEALRTTGDTGVYCQYAHARACSILARAVQAHPGISTHAQKSLLLPDKITVPEENLIKKIDEFGSVLKKAGKELSPAPLAHYAFELATVFTEFYETPDPDAPQQTPFIKIEDPILRTYRLTLVDTFRQSMANCLDALGIIPLEHI; this is translated from the coding sequence TTGATTCAAGACGTTGTAGCAAAAGCAATTAACAAGATTCTCTCCACCAAGGAGGTTGCTTTCAATATTCCACCCAAACGCGAGTTTGGAGATTTTTCCACTGCAGTATGTCTGGCACAGGCCAAGATACAAAAGCGCGCGCCTATGCAAATTGCGCAAGACGTCAAAGCACAACTTGAGCAGGTAAAGCTCCCGTTTGTCAGCGAAATTCTTGTCACGCCTCCGGGATATCTCAATTTCAAGATCAATCATCCTGAGTATGTCAAGTCCATCATCAACCAGGTGGCCAAAGAAGGCGAAAGATATGGCTGCTCAAATGTCGGGCGTATGCGCAAGGTTTTGATAGAACATACAAATGTGAACCCAAACAAAGCCATGCACATCGGGCACCTGCGCAACGCAATCATCGGCGACAGCGTGGTCCGAATCTTGAAGAAGCTCAACTACAAAGTCGAGGCATGCAATTATATTGACGACACGGGCGTTCAGGTCGCGGATGTGGTCGTGGCGATGCTTTATATGGACGAGCCAAAGTATCAGGGCGGCAATGATCTGAGCGCTATCTGGGCAAAGTGGGACAAGTCTCAATCGTTCGACTACTGGTGCTGGGAAGTATACTCGCGTGTGGCTCAGGCATATGAGAACGATGAGGAGCTTAAAGCCAAACGTGCTGAAATCCTGCATGCGGTCGAGAGCCAAAATAGCGCCATCGCAAAGTTTGCAAAAGAGGTTGCCACAAAGATAGTCGAGGCGCACCTGGCGACAGTCAGTCGCCTGAACGTCTTTTATGACCTCCTGAACTGGGAATCTGACATTTTTCTGCGCGGATTCTGGAAGAAGGCGTTCGGGCTGCTCAAATCATCCGGCGCCATAGTCCATGAAACCAAAGGTCCAAACGCAGGCTGCTGGGTCGTGAAATTCGGGCGAGGAGTATTCCAGACCGAAAATGGGCTTAAAAGCGAGGACAAAGTGCTCGTCCGCTCGAATGGAACCGTCACATACACCGGCAAAGATATCGCTTACCAGATGTGGAAGTTCGGCGTGCTCGGTCGTGATTTTCTATACAAGCTCTGGGGAATTCAGCCAAACGGTAATGAACTCTGGACCACAGCGCCGGACGGTGTCGACATGGATCGGTTCGGCAGAGCGGAAAAGGTTATAAACGTAATCGATGTACGCCAGAGCTATCCGCAGCAGATAGTCTATAGCTGCCTGCGCAAACTCGGATACAAAAAAGAAGCCAGGAACTCGACGCATCTGGATTACGAGGTCGTGGTCCTATCAAATGCTGCTGCAGCAGAGCTTGGAATGGAAGTCGATTCACAGGACCAGGGAACTCAGGCTATGTCAGGGCGCAAAGGACTCGGGGTAAAGGGCGACGACCTGATAAACACTATGGTCAAGCGCCTATCGGAAAAGGTCAACAAGGAACAGAATGCACACATCCTTGCCGCATCGGCAATCCGATACTTCATGTCCAGGATATCGACCGGCAAGATGATTGTCTTCGACTTCGATGAGGCGCTCCGCACCACGGGAGATACCGGCGTCTACTGCCAATATGCTCACGCGCGGGCATGCAGCATCCTTGCCAGAGCCGTCCAGGCACATCCCGGCATATCCACACATGCGCAAAAAAGCCTGCTGCTTCCAGACAAAATAACCGTGCCGGAAGAAAACTTGATAAAGAAAATAGATGAGTTCGGCTCAGTGCTCAAAAAGGCAGGAAAAGAACTATCTCCTGCCCCGCTTGCTCACTATGCTTTCGAGCTTGCTACGGTGTTCACGGAATTCTATGAAACTCCTGACCCGGATGCCCCTCAGCAGACACCATTCATCAAGATCGAGGACCCCATTTTGCGCACTTATCGCCTTACACTGGTGGATACTTTCCGCCAGAGTATGGCAAACTGCCTGGATGCGCTGGGGATCATACCGCTGGAACATATATAA